From the genome of Fibrobacter sp. UWEL:
AGCAGAGGCTAACCCGGCATAGGATTTCCGAAGTAAAGCAGTCTTTAGATCACATCCCATACCATCAAATATACTCGCTATTTGAAGCGGGAGTCCTTACTTATTTCCTACAAGTTGGAGGATTTTTTCCTCTTTTTACCCTTTCTGCGAGGTCTGCGGACCACAAACAGAGCAGACCCAGACAGTACTAAAATCACGGAAATAATTTTACCCAATGGGAATGTTTCCGAGAAAACCACAGCCCCCGCGATAGTGGGAACAGCGGCCCCGACAGCAGCACTGAAGGGAATAATGAAGAGGGCTCGGCCTCTGGAAAAAGAAATCTGGGAATAAAGAAAGGCGATGCCATAGGTAGCGATATAACCTAGTGTTCTAAAGTCCAGCAATAGATTTCCCACAGACGAGAAGGATATATGATCCAGGTCAAAATCCATGGCCAGGCTCTTATAGAACGCGGCAGAAATACCGAAGCCTACGCCCATAATCAGGGAATCTGCAATTTCGCGGTCACGGCCAAACAGGTGAACCAGAAGGGTAATTCCACAAACAACGCCGGCATATATCCAGAGCATGGAAATATTCTGAACGCTAGTCACCCCACCCAGGGATTCCACAGAATAAAGAAGTCCTGCCACCACAAAACAGATGGCCACCACAATGCGGCGGGTCAAAACTTCCTTCAGAATCACAAAGCCCATCAAGGCGGTGAGAACCGGATTCAGCACCATCATGGGTTGCACTTGGCTCAAGTCATAGCGGGCCATAGCAATATAGTACCCTAAGGTTGCAAGACCAGAACAGCCAATTCCCAGCCACCAGTAGCCATTGGATAGAACACCCTTCAGGAACTGCCAGGGGTTGGAAACGCCTCCCGTTTTCTTACCCACGGTGGACACCCCGGATTTTTCCAGGATGTTTCCGCAAGCAAACAGAAACGCAGGACCGATGGTGAGAAGAAGGAAAAGCATTACTAGTTATGAGATATGAATTATGAGTTATGAGTTATGAGTTATGAGATATGAGATATGAGTTCGTAATTCATAATTACTATAGTTCGTCGTAGATTTCCTGATAGATCCAGTAGTTGCCCATGACTCGTTTTACGTAGTCGCGGGTTTCGCGATAGCTGATTTCTTCAGAGCGGATATCCCAAGGCAGGTGGCCGCTTGCGGTCTGCCAACGCTTAGTGGGTTTAGGACCAGCATTGTAATTGCCCAGCACATACATGTAGTCATCCTTATAGGCGGCCTTCAAGTCCACCAGATAGCGGATGCCCAGACGGATATTCATGTAGGGATTGTACAACTGCTTGGGATCGAAGTTTTCCAGATTTTCCTGTTTGGCCAACATCTTGCCGGTAGAAGGCATAATCTGGAGAAGTCCACAGGCACCTGCAGGAGATGCGATTTCAAAATTGAAGATAGATTCCTGACGCATGACGCTATAGACGAAGAAGGGGTCAATGCGACTGCCGGAATGGAACTTCACCTGATCCTTGAAGGGAGTGGGATACAGATAATGCAGCACTCCCAGAGGAGGAGCCAGAAGAAGTCTACGGTCAATGTTTGCCTGGAACTGACGAGCCAAGCGATAGCCAGCAGCCACTTCACCCATTTCGTAGAACAGCAGGCCATATTCATAAAGGAAATCCAGACGTTTGGCGTTCTTCTTGCGGGCCTGATCATACAGGTTGAAAGCATGATCGCTAAAGCCATACAGGAACAAGGTCTTGATGCGGTCATAACGTTCCGGACTGTAGCTGGAATCCGGCTTTCCGGCCTTCTGGGCATCACGAATCCACTTCAGAGTTTCTTCCGCAGACATTTCCGTTCCGTGAGCGAAAGGAACCTGGGTTGAATCCATCAACTTATTTTCAATCAGTTTCATACGGCT
Proteins encoded in this window:
- a CDS encoding EamA family transporter, which translates into the protein MLFLLLTIGPAFLFACGNILEKSGVSTVGKKTGGVSNPWQFLKGVLSNGYWWLGIGCSGLATLGYYIAMARYDLSQVQPMMVLNPVLTALMGFVILKEVLTRRIVVAICFVVAGLLYSVESLGGVTSVQNISMLWIYAGVVCGITLLVHLFGRDREIADSLIMGVGFGISAAFYKSLAMDFDLDHISFSSVGNLLLDFRTLGYIATYGIAFLYSQISFSRGRALFIIPFSAAVGAAVPTIAGAVVFSETFPLGKIISVILVLSGSALFVVRRPRRKGKKRKKSSNL